ACCAAACACGAGTCGGGACGATCCCATCCTAAAAAACTGGGACAGAACCGACCCATCCCACCtcgtctccaaaccaaacgcaccctaagagggtgtttggattgGCTAAAATagaagggctaaagtttagcccatagATATAATAATGGACTAAACATGGGCTAACTAGGGCTAATGGGTTCTAAGCACCAATTAGCCATTAtttgtgaaattagttttgcaattgacTCATGTTAATCATATTATTTGGCATCCATAGCCCAATCTAGTTAGATATTGGGATTGATAAAGCGATGGTCATGTCAATTTCCATATCAAATACATAACCCAATCTAAGATTTCAACAAAATACATTTCATAAATATAGAGGTGCGATCCGAATGAAACAATTTATAAACGAGGATGAAAAAATTATATGGAGTAATTGGTAAGAAATCTACCTCAACCCGGTAAAGATAAGAAAGTATGTACTACAAATTTACTTTATTATAATACAATTTGAATCAATTATAGGATTTAATTTATACATCCTACATATCCtacattccaaattgtaggttattttaacttttctaaatatatagctTTTACTGTATACCTAGATTTACattatgtctaaatgcatagtaaaaaataatatattacaatttaaaatttaaaatggagggagtgcAACAACTTTTACCTTATATCTTCTAAAATTCGTAGGCTGTATTGATGGACTTTACATATGTGTTAAAGCAGATAGGGAGTGCATTGTTTTGGAAAAAATATAGAGCATGATTGGTTCTTTTCCAAAATTTTGGCATGCTAAGATTTTGGTAAACTAAAATTTAGGCAAAAAATTTGCTAATATTTTAGTAAGATAAATGTGAGATGTTGCCAAATATTGGTACCAAAGCATGCTAAAAGTTTGGAAGCCAACTAATCAAGTCCATATATGTAACCATATAGTACATATAGTACCACATTTTTTTCTTCGCCGCTAccgccctcctctctctccacgcGTCGCCGACCACCGCCACCAGCACCTCCCCCAtccccgcgccgcccgtcgcGGCTATcggcccctccctctccccccgaGCCCTCCCTCTCTTGagtctggaggaagaagaagatgctaaTAAGTGGGGTCCACTCATCagcgagagagggagagagttggGTGGGGTGAAATGTGAATGGCAGGTGGAGTCCACTCGTAAGTGTTTCCAAAAGATCATAGCTGTTTCACCAAATGACTTTCAGTTTTCTCACAGCGCCCAACCTACCTCAGCTTTTTCATAGTCCAAAAATTACAGCTACTTTTTTCAAAAGCCACGTATCAACCAAACACAATACCACATTTTTTTTTCGGGTTGCGTACGCTCATCTCTGTCCTAGAAAGTCAGCGGCCCGGCCTGGATCACGTGGGTGGAGCAAATCAATCGCCAGCGAGGAGGCCCCGCTGCGCTGACTAGAGGACACGATTTGAAGAGACCAGCCAACCAggccaaccaaccaaccaaccaggCAACCTGTCCATCACGCCAGCACGCCGCGCGCGACGACCCTTGAAGGCTCGAGCTTTGACACCGGACGCCCGCGCCGACGACCCGGCCGACCATGGCTCTCGCTCCcacgccacctccgccggcgccgcagcggcCGACGATGCGGCACTCCTCAGCGTTCCTCCTTCCtctgccgtcctcctcctcctcgcccgcgcCTGGCGGCGGCCCCGCCGACGCCAGCGTCGCGCTCGTCGTCCTCAACCAGCCGCTGCCCCGCTTCGCGCCCCTCCTCTGGTCCCGCGGTAAGCCGGTAACCAGCCGGCACACGCACTCCCGGCCCGGTGCTCCTTTGAATTCCGTTTGCTTTGCTGGCTGACTAACTCCCCTGTTTCCTGGCGTGGCGGCCTCCGTTCCGTTTGGCTGGACCAGCGGCGGTAAGGGTgtgcgcggacggcggcgccaACCGCGTCTTCGACGGCATGCCGGAGCTGCTCCCCGGCCAGGACGCCGTCGAGGTCCGCGAGAGGTAATAACGACGCCGTCTCGGTCCACAGCTTTGCTTGTCTGTCCCGTCTTTGTCGATTGCGTAGTAAGACCGGCGGATATGCTTGGCTTTTTGAATGCAAATCCTCTGTTCGAGCCTTGCTGCGACTGCATGCCCGGCATGTGCTTGATGCAATGTGGCTTGGTGGCATTGGTGGCTATGCCAATGCGTTGCCTGCTCTGCTCTAGTGCTCTTGCGGTGTGCATCTGTCATCTGATTCTGAACAAGCGCAAAGGTTTTTGGTATCCTCCAGTAGAAATGATTTAATTTTCTCGGCTATGCAAAAAAACAGCTACTATTGATGCTGGTGCTGGCGTTGGTTGCCACTTCTCGGTAAATCTCGGCCTATTGGCTAAGGTCTGCATTGCTGTTAGTAGTGGTACTGCATTCACTTTGTTATTTGCTATATCATGAACGCATATGCTTGACAGCTTGAGCAGTGACAAGCTTTTTCTTGTAAAGGAAAAAAGGCTAAAAGTTACTTCAAATTGCATTTCCATCGTTCTCTCTAAAAAAGGTGCATTTCCACTGCTGTTAGTActtagatagtgtttggttcgtgctaaggtaatgtaaacgtAAAGGaaatcagattacagtgtatttggagggtggaataggtgattgccctctttgtttggttgcactctggtaacgtaatcagattactgtgtgggtgctatatctgattacggtgggggaggaggggtaacaagcttgtatatatattatttaggtaagggattcgattacagtgtcaattgattacaaaccaccgcaaccaaacatatgtaatgggattcgttaccttcagtaatcagattacgttacatttgagccaaccaaacactaccttagtAGTGAATTGTCGTATTTCTTTATGCAGGTACAAGCCAGATGTAATCAAAGGGGATATGGACTCAGTACGACCAGAAGTGAAGGAATATTATTCCAACTTGGTAAACTGCCTTATTCAAAACTAGATATATGGAAAAAATACTGTTTGAACCAGATTATGAGGTACATAGTAGTCAGATGCCAGCTGATACAACTTTCTCATTAAATTGCCACGATATGCAGCATTCTATATGTTTTTAATTCACTGTAGATGTCACTGCTGTTATTTACGTTTCTTCACGCATGTACTTTCTTTGAGCTTGAAAATGATGGCATGTTTGATTGCGGGAGCTTAGTTGTGGGTTACTACGAACACCATAGTGGGTAGGAGCAcccttgataaaaaaaaatgtatctACGTAATTGTTGGAAACATCTGTCCTCATTACAACTGCTCGATAATAAGCAGGAGCACAAGAAGATCGTACACTAGTTTCAACTTTTTAGTACCTCTTTTAGTTTTTGTGATCAAGTGGACATTTTCCATGTACCAGTGTATTCTTGTTGAAAGGAACAAAACACTGGTCTTGGAGTTTTATCCATCAAATGAAGATTTTATCCAAAAGAGGGGATAAATAACAGTATCCTTCTTTGTTCTGACTTCATATAATATTGGTGGTGGTATCGAGTTAAGATACATAGTACAATATTGGTGGTGGTTGCGATTATAGTACAATATTGGTATCTAGTTAAGATTCAGCTAGGTGATTGCGATTATAGTACCTGTTTTTTCATGATGGTTGCTGATTCTTGTGACCTTGacatttttttgtttcttctgtaTTGCAAAACCGCATCTCTATCACTGTGTCATGGACGTTCCTGTGTCAAAAATTTATTCTTATTGCATCATAAATTCAATATGTACTAATGAGCTTGATCTTTATATTCCTGCAAAATCTCTCAAAACAAACTCTTATCTTACAGCATATCTTCTAAAACAGTTCTCTTGTGTGATCAATTGCAGGGCACCAAAATTGTTGATGAGTCACACGATCAGGACACCACTGATTTACACAAGTGTATAGCTTTTATAGCTAAGAATTCACCTGTTGCAGGCAAATCTAACGTAAGCTTATCCAACTCAATAATGTGGATTATGCAATTCAAGCTTTACAATATTCTTTGTTACTGACAATGAACAACCCTGCCTTTACAATATTATTGCCATGAATTTTATCTGCAGATCTGCATCCTTGTCCTTGGTGCCTTAGGAGGCAGATTTGACCATGAGATGGGAAATATCAATGTGCTTCATCTCTTCCCAAACATCAATATCGTCCTCCTATCAGATGATTGTCTGATCTTTCTGCTTCCAAGAACACACAGCCATGAGATCCACATTGAACGATCAATCGAAGGCCCCCACTGTGGGTTGATCCCAATTGGCATGCCATCGacaagcaccaccaccaccggactCCGGTGGAATTTAGGTGAGCCTCATCCTTATCTTGCATAGCATTGGTTTAGCAACAGAAATTGACGTTTACAATGCATTTCATCTGTACAGATAATAACAGTATGAGCTATGGAGGATTGATCAGCACGTCAAACATCGTGGAGGAGGACAAGGTGACAGTTACCTCTGATTCTGACCTTATCTGGACAATATCGCTCCAGAAATGAATATTCAGAGTAGGATTATCTGTACCAATCCAAGGTTCCTATTTTGTCTCGTGTTTCACACCACGGAGATGTACCTGACTACCACGAGCAGATAGGACAATATATTCCGTTGCCTTCAATGTTGCAAACCTGATGTAGAGTTAATATATGTAATTTGGCAGTTCTGGTAACAAGATATGGCTGTGCTTGCAAAAAGTTCAACTATGTGTAATGGGCTGTTGAAATATCTGACGTGCCAAGAACTGGTTTCCCAAATACTCATCCAAGCAATGCTCTCTTCTTCACAGAATGAGGTCAGGGGTGAGATTTTCATATGAACACTATGATACTATATCATATATGTTATGACGATCTGATCTCATCCGAAAATCAAtaattacatttttttttccactggGACATTTCTCAAATAATATCATCTTGGAAATTTCTTTCGACATCAGGAAAAAGGCCATGAGATTTTCTGCCAGGGACATGAAGAATACGAGAACAATTTCCATCTGAAACTGAAACAGAGTCAGTTATCCGAAGTTGCATGACCTTGTGTATCTTGTACATACATCATGCAAAAGTATTTTCACAATGTATAACTTTCTTACTAAAGTAGTTATTTCTAGAAAACAAAATATTGCAGGTCAAAGAATCACAATGGAGATGGGGTTGGCCATAACAAAGTCAAACAACTTGCGGTATCTAGACCCGTATGTCCTAGATAGGATTTCTTTAAACGTATTAAGAAGAATTTCTTAATACGTTTAAAGAAATCCTATTATGATACTATCCATATCTACGTTACTGATGACTCAATGGTTGCCACTATCCATGTGCAAAGTAACCTTAACCCAATTGGATCAGCTTGAAGTAGAATTTTTTCAATTCACTCTAAGAACATAATTCAGTTGTCAAAATAGCATCCTGTTTTCGAACAGTCCATAAGAACATTTCTTTTAGCAGAGGTAGTTACCCGGAATCAACCTCATCGCTCagctcaaaagaagaaaagaaaggaaccTTCAGCGCTTCAACTTTCCGCTTTCTATTCACAAATCCCTCCATCTATATTTATAAGGCATGGTATGATTTGGCACGGTCTTCCAAATAAtattttgaccattcatttatcttatattatattgtttatggttataaacttataatcattgtagaGTATGTTTGATTGCGAATCCGACTATATAAATTTtgcatcataaaaataaaaaattaatactCAAATTATTGATtaaagattgcaaagtttgaatcgTGCGCgacttataaataaaaatggagggagtattacgtATATACTAGAAACTCTAGCACGGCTTTGCCGCGCCCTACTTGAGTTGGGCCAGTGTGCCACCTTCTAATGGAAGGTACAAGGGTATTATGCTTATTTACTTATAATCTTGCAGTGGATGTGCAGTTGCCAATGCAACAGTTGGAGCATAAAAGAGTTTCAGATATAGATATACTGCTTAACATACCACTTTTTGATAGCTACATTTATAATCTCTCATCCCTGCTCACACAAATAAAATTGCACAATCGAAGAGGTTGCTTCATAGAAAATCATGAGAATAAATTTGGTTTTGTAAGCTCTGCTACATGGCAAGAAGTATGGAAAAAATTACTAGCGTGTTTGTTCAAACACCACCTTCAGCCAAATGCGCCCATAGCTTGGAGGCTGgaactcaatttttttttttttggtggtgAAAAGCTTAAGTTATCAACAAGGAACTCGATCCCTCATTCCAAGGAGTGGCCACAATATTAGGGTAAGCAGAAAAAAAGATGCAGACGAAGTTACCAGATCTAACAAATTATGGGAAGTTCCTAGTATGAGGATAGTTTCACAATGCAAAGTAGCAAAAGGTTTAACACACAGGCCATAAACTGATCTAAGCTTTTAACACACAACTAATAAGCTCCTTTCGAACTTGTGCCCCCACAGCATATTCTAAGCAAATGACATTAAGAAGATTTGCATGGGAGTGAGAAGAGTCATGTGCATGTTAGTTGGAACCATGGCAAGCAACTAACAGAGCATAATCTGATAAGTCTTATCAAACAATACATGCTCTGTACAagcaactattgattgaaaaaTTACATCGTTGACGCTATTCCTGGAATGGTCAACTTCACAAACAGGCCAGCTGATGCAACCAATGAACTCAACTGATTCAGCTGTTGAATGCTGAAACTACTGCATACATCTATCACACCAATAGATCATCGCTGGATACATAAAGCATTCACGGCAATTGATACAATAATATGAGGCAAAGCTACCACAGCTGAACTGGTTAATTCATTGCATTCGATTGATCCGCCAAACCATCGAAACAGAATATAATATGCAGCCAACAAATTCGATTAATCAAGCCATTGCGCTCGAATATGCTACCTAAATTCGTTATGGAGCAAACACAAAGTAGCAGACAATTTCCCAGCCACGCTAGCTCTCTAATTTCACTGGTGGCACCTAGGAAAAACTTCCACGGAGCTTGATTTGACTCACCTGTGAGTTGGGCATGGGTCTCCCCTTCGCCGTCACTTTTGGAGACGGGGGCGGGAGCATCGAACCAGTTTGCTGCTGAGGGGGGCGAGGAGGCGGCATGTAGCTGGAGATGGGTGCCGCAGGCGGCGGCTGAGGGAGCGCCGGCACTGCAGCCGCTTGCGGAGGAAGCGCGAGAGCGGGAGCTGGAGCAGCAGGGGGAGGAATCGGGGCCTCGAGGAGAAGATGAGGATGGGCGCCGGGGCGTGGAACAGGTGAACCCTGGGAGGAGCTGGTACCGGCGGCACAGGGAGactgggtgggggggggggggggggggggggggcctg
This sequence is a window from Setaria italica strain Yugu1 chromosome III, Setaria_italica_v2.0, whole genome shotgun sequence. Protein-coding genes within it:
- the LOC101764298 gene encoding thiamine pyrophosphokinase 3; translation: MALAPTPPPPAPQRPTMRHSSAFLLPLPSSSSSPAPGGGPADASVALVVLNQPLPRFAPLLWSRAAVRVCADGGANRVFDGMPELLPGQDAVEVRERYKPDVIKGDMDSVRPEVKEYYSNLGTKIVDESHDQDTTDLHKCIAFIAKNSPVAGKSNICILVLGALGGRFDHEMGNINVLHLFPNINIVLLSDDCLIFLLPRTHSHEIHIERSIEGPHCGLIPIGMPSTSTTTTGLRWNLDNNSMSYGGLISTSNIVEEDKVTVTSDSDLIWTISLQK